A window of the Candidatus Hydrogenedentota bacterium genome harbors these coding sequences:
- a CDS encoding type II secretion system protein: protein MVNLPRKQGFTLLELMVAVTIIGILFVLILPALLRAREQARRAYCNNSIRQIGIVFSLWANDHDGALPPGAPNGFWDYPDSKGVCHHLQRNNFICDVRDLYPEYLDTLQVFKCPGSIKELADTRLDWYTDITFMDGYLESIMVTDPRNREAIERLLGQRMDPECLTNDMYTYLPYAVKTEEQALFLWAELHRLMYGGAIDFMMDDLFVPGGHGPGGSDTFHRLHYGVSRFFISDMNNPAATAASESEIPVLYDSVSDLGMLQLNHMVPPGGNVLYLDGHVEFRRYPDEQHRPPYTELLVEWTRRNVYDNSVEQEVPAWCSNRLPATPFEPRYRHRPNDAMYRDLVF from the coding sequence ATGGTTAACCTGCCGCGTAAGCAGGGATTTACGCTATTGGAATTGATGGTAGCTGTTACCATCATCGGCATCCTCTTTGTGCTGATTCTGCCGGCGCTGTTGCGGGCCCGGGAACAGGCCCGGCGCGCGTACTGCAATAATAGCATTCGCCAGATTGGTATCGTGTTCAGTTTGTGGGCAAACGATCACGACGGCGCGCTGCCGCCCGGAGCGCCCAATGGGTTTTGGGATTACCCGGACTCCAAGGGCGTTTGCCACCATTTGCAGCGCAATAACTTCATCTGCGACGTACGCGACTTGTATCCGGAGTATCTGGATACTCTGCAGGTGTTTAAGTGCCCGGGTTCGATAAAGGAGCTGGCGGACACCCGGCTTGATTGGTATACCGACATCACCTTTATGGATGGATACCTCGAGAGCATTATGGTGACGGACCCGCGCAACCGGGAGGCCATCGAGCGCCTTCTGGGTCAACGGATGGATCCCGAATGCCTCACGAACGACATGTACACCTACTTGCCGTATGCGGTCAAGACGGAGGAACAGGCGCTCTTTCTGTGGGCGGAACTCCACCGCCTCATGTACGGAGGCGCGATTGATTTCATGATGGACGACCTTTTTGTGCCTGGGGGCCACGGACCCGGCGGGAGCGACACGTTTCACCGTCTCCATTACGGGGTGTCGCGGTTCTTTATCTCGGATATGAACAATCCGGCGGCGACGGCTGCCTCGGAGAGTGAGATTCCGGTTCTGTACGACTCGGTGAGCGATCTGGGGATGCTGCAGTTGAACCATATGGTGCCGCCTGGGGGAAATGTGCTGTATCTGGACGGCCACGTCGAGTTCAGACGGTATCCGGATGAACAGCACCGTCCACCGTACACCGAGCTTCTGGTAGAATGGACGCGGCGGAATGTATACGACAACAGCGTGGAACAGGAGGTGCCGGCCTGGTGCAGCAACCGCCTGCCGGCGACTCCGTTTGAACCGCGGTATAGACACCGCCCAAACGATGCGATGTACAGGGATTTGGTATTCTAA
- a CDS encoding MBL fold metallo-hydrolase produces MDVQTFPLTPFMTNCYVVRSAGEAIVIDPGEAAPLLLASLEGYRVRAIINTHAHCDHCAGNAVLLERTGSELLLHEADLPLLRSIQQQGMMFGFLTVPSPDPHVFLEAGDEVHVGELTFEVRHAPGHTPGHVVLVGHGSVFAGDVLFQGSIGRTDLPGGDYQQLLRSIQTQLLPLPGETVVYSGHGPATTIGEEHSSNPFLAGL; encoded by the coding sequence TTGGACGTTCAGACCTTCCCGCTGACGCCTTTCATGACGAACTGCTACGTGGTGCGAAGTGCAGGCGAAGCCATCGTGATCGACCCCGGTGAAGCGGCGCCCTTGCTTCTGGCTTCGCTTGAAGGATACCGGGTGCGAGCCATCATAAACACCCACGCCCATTGCGATCATTGCGCAGGCAACGCGGTTCTGCTCGAGAGAACCGGCAGCGAGCTGCTGCTTCATGAGGCGGACCTCCCCTTGCTCCGCTCCATTCAACAGCAGGGAATGATGTTCGGGTTTCTCACCGTCCCTTCGCCCGACCCGCACGTGTTCCTCGAGGCGGGCGATGAGGTGCATGTGGGCGAACTCACCTTCGAGGTGCGCCACGCGCCCGGCCATACTCCGGGCCATGTCGTGCTGGTTGGCCATGGGAGCGTGTTCGCCGGCGATGTGCTGTTCCAAGGGTCTATCGGCCGCACCGACCTGCCGGGAGGCGACTACCAGCAGTTGCTGCGGTCCATCCAAACGCAATTGCTGCCATTGCCGGGCGAAACGGTAGTATACTCGGGCCATGGCCCGGCCACCACGATCGGCGAAGAACACTCCTCAAACCCGTTCCTGGCAGGACTATAA
- the pfkA gene encoding 6-phosphofructokinase, whose product MKRIGVLTSGGDAPGMNAAIRAVVRTAAYHDLKMFGIYRGYQGLIDGEVAEIGARSVSGIINRGGTILRTARCSEFHETAGRARAAKTLAEHGIEGLVVIGGDGTYRGALKLHEEHGISCVGLPGTIDNDIGGTDFTIGYDTALNVALEAIDRIRDTAESHERIFFVEVMGRRSGYLAMMSGIAGGAEDILVPETPTSIETLVEHIDLNRRKGKQSAIIVVAEGDELGNAIQVAKQVDALAKIPDSRVVVIGHLQRGGSPTAFDRILASRLGVRAVEALMEGVTGKMVGINANNVVLRPFQEAWECRTQFDPQLSRVARILAT is encoded by the coding sequence ATGAAACGCATCGGAGTGCTGACAAGCGGAGGCGACGCGCCCGGCATGAACGCGGCCATTCGCGCCGTGGTGCGCACCGCCGCATATCATGACCTGAAGATGTTTGGAATCTACCGCGGCTACCAAGGCTTGATCGACGGCGAGGTCGCCGAAATCGGCGCCCGCTCCGTCAGCGGCATCATCAACCGCGGCGGCACCATTCTGCGCACGGCACGGTGCAGCGAGTTCCACGAAACAGCGGGCCGCGCACGAGCCGCCAAAACCCTCGCTGAGCACGGCATCGAAGGCCTGGTCGTCATCGGCGGCGACGGCACCTACCGCGGCGCGCTCAAGCTTCATGAGGAGCACGGCATCAGCTGTGTGGGACTGCCCGGAACCATCGACAACGATATCGGCGGCACCGATTTCACCATCGGCTATGACACCGCGCTCAACGTCGCGCTCGAAGCCATCGACCGCATCCGCGACACCGCCGAGTCTCACGAGCGCATCTTCTTTGTGGAAGTCATGGGCCGTCGCAGCGGTTACCTCGCGATGATGAGCGGCATCGCCGGCGGGGCGGAGGACATCCTCGTTCCCGAGACGCCCACCAGCATCGAAACGCTCGTGGAACACATCGATCTCAACCGCCGAAAGGGCAAACAATCGGCAATCATTGTTGTGGCCGAGGGCGACGAACTGGGCAATGCCATACAGGTTGCCAAACAGGTAGACGCCCTGGCCAAGATTCCCGACAGCCGGGTCGTCGTTATTGGTCATCTCCAGCGCGGTGGTTCGCCCACCGCCTTCGACCGGATATTGGCCAGCCGCCTGGGCGTGCGCGCCGTGGAAGCGCTGATGGAAGGCGTCACCGGGAAGATGGTCGGCATCAACGCCAACAACGTCGTGCTTCGTCCCTTTCAGGAGGCTTGGGAATGCAGGACCCAGTTTGACCCGCAACTCAGCCGGGTTGCCCGGATTCTCGCCACCTGA
- a CDS encoding 2-oxo acid dehydrogenase subunit E2 has protein sequence MNLPKGVAVKEVISFDVFRKAVAYKTTESWRTVPHAAVQVDLDVTEVMGCLEKAKRDPAYAGVNVTLNTVMLKVVTEGLKASPRMNAHLRYNPKNTVGELIVFDDINIAVPFLTDDSRMVTPVLKKAGEKSLRELCLAMADLRRRVANTNFELLLLEAGHRDTLEHLRRGRLGVLRRLYANVYGPRRLSFPSKSERRAYGQIPEKDRLTPDDLLTATTLVTNLGSVMRELPARIALLEVIPPQVAAFGLCAARKQPVAVQDAQGKDAVAIRWIMPVTGAADHRALDFAEASAFVKRVMGLCAKPDELFPGLA, from the coding sequence ATGAATCTGCCCAAGGGTGTTGCTGTAAAAGAGGTCATTTCTTTCGATGTCTTCCGCAAGGCAGTCGCCTATAAGACGACCGAGAGCTGGCGAACCGTTCCTCACGCGGCGGTCCAGGTGGACCTCGACGTAACGGAGGTCATGGGGTGTCTCGAGAAGGCCAAGCGAGACCCCGCGTATGCCGGCGTCAACGTAACTCTCAACACGGTCATGCTGAAGGTCGTCACGGAAGGGCTCAAGGCGTCGCCCCGCATGAACGCCCATCTCCGGTACAATCCCAAGAACACCGTAGGCGAATTGATCGTTTTCGACGACATAAACATCGCCGTGCCTTTTCTGACCGATGATTCCCGTATGGTTACGCCGGTCCTGAAGAAGGCGGGAGAGAAATCGCTTCGGGAATTGTGCCTCGCGATGGCCGACCTGCGGCGGCGCGTCGCGAACACCAATTTCGAGTTGCTGCTCCTCGAGGCGGGCCACCGCGACACCCTCGAGCACCTTCGGCGAGGCCGCCTGGGCGTCTTGCGGCGCCTGTATGCGAATGTGTACGGCCCCCGGCGGCTTAGCTTTCCCTCCAAGAGCGAGCGCAGGGCCTACGGGCAGATTCCCGAGAAAGACCGCCTGACGCCCGACGACCTTTTGACGGCCACAACGCTTGTAACGAATCTCGGGAGCGTGATGCGGGAGTTGCCCGCCCGGATTGCGCTTCTTGAAGTTATCCCGCCGCAGGTGGCGGCGTTCGGCCTGTGTGCCGCGCGCAAGCAGCCGGTGGCCGTCCAAGATGCCCAGGGCAAGGACGCGGTTGCTATCCGCTGGATCATGCCCGTGACCGGGGCGGCCGATCACCGGGCCCTCGACTTCGCCGAGGCCTCGGCATTTGTCAAACGGGTGATGGGACTGTGCGCCAAGCCGGACGAATTGTTCCCGGGGCTCGCCTGA
- a CDS encoding right-handed parallel beta-helix repeat-containing protein, with protein MAMVEEFGARGDGVTDDTQALQRAVDERGVLELGKGSYLISAPLVLDTTQRGYVGVRGAQGTSRLVMAGAGPALRVIGDHRGTAHPASFEEHTWERERFPVLQGFEVYGRHAQADGIELFRTVKCTIQNVLIRECRYGIHLVERNRNPIIANSHIYRCTDSGIFMDAVNLHQAIIIGNQISYCFRAGIRQFNGDVHNIQITGNDIEYNSGYEEGSSGEIVLEVPDDGLISEYTIASNTLQATPGAGGANIIMTGRPMPDDSPVRVVSITGNVIGSRNKNIVMRYAQRSVTISGNTIYTGVAANIELANCGEVAITGNTIDDSPWEPNASGAGGVLLEGCQNCAITGNIATGLAYGDDARGGAVTLTRCSAVAVSDCQLLSPAHRGVYLESANLCRIANNTIINRRPGLVMKTGVEISGDSRDNLVQHNQIQAGSAGAVVCEEGQAVVLDNMILAG; from the coding sequence ATGGCGATGGTGGAGGAATTCGGGGCAAGGGGCGACGGCGTCACCGACGATACCCAGGCGCTCCAGCGCGCGGTTGACGAACGCGGGGTGTTGGAATTGGGGAAAGGGTCATACCTCATTTCGGCGCCGCTGGTGCTCGACACCACGCAACGGGGTTATGTGGGCGTGCGGGGCGCGCAAGGGACGTCGCGCCTCGTGATGGCGGGGGCCGGTCCCGCGCTCCGGGTGATCGGGGATCACCGGGGCACGGCTCACCCGGCCAGCTTCGAAGAGCACACCTGGGAACGCGAACGGTTTCCCGTGTTGCAGGGCTTCGAGGTGTACGGCCGGCATGCTCAGGCCGACGGCATCGAACTGTTCCGCACGGTGAAGTGCACGATTCAGAACGTGCTGATTCGCGAGTGCCGCTACGGCATTCATCTGGTTGAACGCAATCGCAACCCGATCATCGCCAATTCGCACATCTACCGGTGCACGGACTCAGGCATTTTTATGGACGCCGTAAACCTGCATCAGGCCATCATTATCGGCAACCAGATCAGCTACTGCTTCCGGGCGGGAATTCGTCAGTTCAACGGGGATGTCCACAACATCCAGATCACCGGAAACGACATCGAGTACAACTCGGGATACGAGGAAGGGTCCAGCGGCGAGATCGTTCTCGAGGTCCCCGACGACGGTCTTATCAGCGAATACACCATTGCGAGCAACACGCTTCAGGCCACGCCCGGCGCCGGAGGGGCGAACATCATCATGACCGGCCGCCCCATGCCCGACGATTCGCCCGTGAGGGTCGTGAGCATCACGGGTAACGTCATTGGCAGCCGCAACAAGAACATCGTGATGCGGTACGCCCAACGCTCGGTCACTATCTCGGGCAACACTATCTACACAGGCGTCGCGGCCAACATCGAGCTTGCCAATTGTGGCGAGGTGGCGATTACCGGGAACACGATCGACGACTCCCCGTGGGAACCGAACGCCAGCGGCGCCGGCGGCGTCCTGCTCGAGGGCTGCCAGAATTGCGCCATTACAGGGAACATCGCGACCGGATTGGCGTACGGCGACGATGCGCGTGGCGGAGCGGTGACGTTGACGCGCTGTTCCGCCGTGGCGGTGTCGGACTGCCAGCTCCTGTCGCCCGCGCACCGGGGAGTTTATCTAGAGTCGGCGAACCTCTGCCGTATCGCCAACAACACCATCATCAACCGCCGCCCGGGGCTTGTCATGAAGACGGGCGTGGAAATCTCGGGCGACAGCCGCGACAATCTCGTTCAGCATAACCAGATTCAGGCGGGTTCGGCGGGGGCCGTGGTCTGCGAAGAAGGGCAGGCTGTCGTCCTCGACAACATGATCCTGGCCGGCTAG
- a CDS encoding Gfo/Idh/MocA family oxidoreductase, producing MHTIRVAILGQGRSGRSIHAEYLRHVPKRFTIAAVVDPMKERRDRAVREFGCDAYSNHKPVLERDDIDLVINATPSHLHVPYTLEFLKAGFNVLCEKPLAAKAKDVDRLIAAQKKSGTVFAIFQQSRYAPYFQKVREVIDSGVLGDIVQINIQFNGFSRRYDWQTLTEFDGGNLLNTGPHPLDQALQLFGTDVMPKVFCVMRSTISYGDAEDHVLLVLEGKGRPIINLEISSCCACPSYTYNVYGTRGGLTGDMTALEWRYYIPKEAPKLRLQRRPLSDSAGNPAYCSDNLTWHQKTWQVPTSKQNLFNAISHGFYSMLYKTLTEGAPLEITPQQVRQQIAVIEECQRQNPHIYGKKRGKE from the coding sequence ATGCACACCATCCGGGTTGCCATATTGGGTCAGGGACGGAGCGGGCGCAGCATTCATGCCGAGTATCTGCGCCACGTGCCGAAGAGATTCACCATCGCCGCAGTGGTGGATCCCATGAAAGAGCGCCGGGACCGAGCAGTCCGGGAGTTCGGCTGCGACGCTTACAGCAACCATAAACCCGTTCTCGAGCGGGACGACATCGACCTGGTCATCAACGCGACGCCGAGCCATCTCCACGTGCCCTATACCCTTGAATTCCTGAAAGCCGGCTTCAATGTGCTTTGCGAGAAGCCTTTGGCTGCCAAGGCGAAGGATGTCGACAGGCTTATCGCCGCGCAGAAGAAGAGCGGCACGGTATTCGCGATCTTCCAGCAATCGCGTTACGCGCCCTATTTCCAGAAGGTGCGTGAGGTCATCGATTCGGGGGTGCTGGGCGATATCGTGCAGATCAACATTCAGTTCAACGGGTTCAGCCGCCGGTACGACTGGCAGACGCTCACGGAGTTTGACGGCGGCAACCTGCTCAACACGGGGCCGCATCCCCTCGACCAGGCCCTGCAGCTGTTTGGCACGGACGTCATGCCCAAGGTCTTTTGCGTCATGCGCAGCACCATCAGTTACGGCGACGCCGAGGACCACGTGTTGCTCGTTCTCGAGGGGAAAGGGCGGCCGATCATCAACCTCGAGATTTCGTCGTGCTGCGCGTGTCCGTCTTATACCTATAACGTTTACGGCACCCGAGGGGGACTTACGGGGGACATGACCGCCCTCGAGTGGCGTTACTATATCCCGAAGGAGGCGCCGAAGCTCCGGCTCCAAAGGCGCCCGCTTTCGGACAGCGCCGGCAACCCGGCGTACTGCTCGGACAACCTTACGTGGCACCAGAAGACGTGGCAGGTGCCCACGTCGAAGCAGAATCTGTTCAACGCAATCTCGCACGGCTTCTACTCGATGCTGTACAAGACCCTGACCGAGGGCGCGCCCCTCGAAATCACACCCCAGCAAGTGCGGCAGCAGATCGCGGTCATCGAGGAATGTCAACGCCAGAATCCCCACATCTACGGGAAAAAGCGGGGAAAAGAGTGA